Proteins from a single region of Undibacterium sp. KW1:
- a CDS encoding NAD(P)H-hydrate dehydratase, producing MSCGVFTDEARLYNVEQIREIETRALAHQGDVTLMQKAGLATAELAAKTCANKQYPILILAGPGNNGGDAYEAGYHLSRQGFKVVCLMCGVFEKYSPDAQAALQRARGSGLEFADRHTLLNTPSQNWGLIIDGLFGIGLKRAPEADIARLINLINQLASEKTIPVLAIDVPSGLNADTGQPVSQDSVLIQASHTITFIANKPGLHTGSGKDYAGHVTVNQLDISDDFFPECHSYLNERTPLLQILQPRKQNSHKGSFGDVVILGGARGMAGAAILAARAAQYAGAGRIYCSMLAEAPAYDSLHPEIMFRHAGDISLAEATVVLGPGLGTSNAAHALLSSAIQTAQALVIDADALNLIAADSKLQALLHDRSTPCILTPHPLEAARLLHKSVADVQNNRLPAAQELASRFNAVVILKGSGSIICNPDGELLINTTGNPALASGGTGDVLAGVAGALLAQLGNSMDAARIATWVHGHAADELVKNGTGPIGLTASELLSEIRLHINQFAYHAKT from the coding sequence ATGTCATGCGGAGTATTTACCGACGAAGCCAGACTATATAACGTAGAACAGATACGTGAAATAGAGACCCGTGCACTGGCACATCAGGGCGATGTCACGCTCATGCAAAAAGCCGGACTGGCGACGGCAGAACTGGCAGCAAAAACTTGCGCGAACAAGCAATATCCCATATTGATACTGGCAGGACCGGGTAATAATGGAGGGGATGCTTATGAGGCCGGATATCACTTATCCAGACAGGGTTTCAAAGTCGTTTGTCTCATGTGCGGGGTATTTGAGAAATACTCTCCAGATGCACAGGCTGCACTGCAAAGAGCACGGGGCTCTGGACTGGAGTTTGCGGACCGTCACACATTACTCAATACCCCGTCACAAAACTGGGGCCTGATTATTGATGGCTTATTCGGCATAGGTCTGAAACGGGCACCAGAAGCTGACATCGCCAGGCTGATCAACCTCATCAACCAACTCGCATCTGAAAAAACTATCCCAGTACTGGCGATTGACGTCCCCAGTGGTTTGAATGCCGATACCGGGCAGCCAGTGAGTCAAGACAGCGTGCTTATTCAGGCCAGCCATACTATTACTTTTATTGCCAACAAACCTGGCTTGCATACAGGATCAGGCAAAGACTATGCGGGTCACGTCACCGTTAACCAACTGGATATTTCTGACGATTTTTTTCCTGAATGCCACAGCTATCTGAATGAACGCACTCCCCTGCTGCAAATTCTACAACCTCGCAAACAAAACAGTCATAAAGGCAGTTTTGGTGACGTCGTCATACTTGGCGGTGCCAGGGGCATGGCAGGCGCTGCCATCCTTGCGGCCAGGGCTGCACAGTATGCAGGTGCCGGGAGGATTTACTGCAGCATGCTGGCAGAAGCACCCGCTTACGATAGTCTGCACCCAGAAATCATGTTCCGTCATGCTGGAGATATAAGTCTGGCAGAGGCAACTGTGGTCCTAGGCCCAGGGCTAGGCACTTCAAACGCTGCGCATGCCTTACTCAGCAGTGCGATTCAGACTGCGCAAGCACTGGTCATTGATGCCGATGCCTTGAATCTGATTGCTGCAGACAGCAAATTGCAGGCCCTATTACACGACAGAAGTACTCCATGCATACTCACACCACACCCATTGGAAGCAGCGAGATTACTGCACAAGAGCGTCGCTGACGTACAGAATAATCGCCTGCCTGCAGCACAAGAACTGGCAAGTCGATTCAATGCAGTAGTAATACTCAAGGGTTCCGGCAGTATTATCTGCAACCCTGATGGCGAGCTGCTTATCAATACGACTGGCAATCCGGCATTGGCCAGCGGCGGCACTGGTGATGTACTGGCAGGCGTGGCAGGTGCCTTACTGGCGCAGCTTGGCAATAGCATGGATGCGGCAAGAATCGCGACCTGGGTGCATGGTCATGCAGCCGATGAACTGGTAAAAAACGGAACAGGGCCTATAGGTTTGACTGCCAGTGAGTTATTGTCAGAGATTAGGCTTCACATCAATCAATTTGCCTATCACGCTAAAACCTAA
- the fliR gene encoding flagellar biosynthetic protein FliR: MISFSSNELIALINSFIWPLTRILGLIAVAPPFGNNTVPVQIKIALGIVLSLIVAPTLPAISNLDPVSLNGILVLAQQLIIGLAMGFVMRVVFSAIEMAGEISGLTMGLGFATFFDPQTQGRSSAIAQFLVLTSTLLMLTLNVHLSMLAALVESFHTIPIATTYQSGLNYQKLAIWGEQIFSVGMHLSLPIVAALLVTNVALGILTRAAPQLNLFGIGFPITIGVGFLMVALIMPYLLLPLQNLFQSGLEMIQSLSQTTPLPVKR, translated from the coding sequence ATGATTTCTTTTTCCAGCAATGAGCTGATTGCACTGATCAACTCCTTTATCTGGCCCCTGACCAGGATACTGGGGCTGATTGCTGTTGCCCCGCCATTTGGCAATAACACTGTTCCGGTACAAATCAAGATCGCGCTGGGAATAGTTTTATCGCTGATCGTCGCCCCTACCCTGCCAGCCATTTCCAATCTTGACCCGGTTTCGCTGAATGGCATTTTGGTGCTGGCGCAGCAGCTCATCATAGGATTGGCAATGGGCTTTGTCATGCGCGTCGTCTTTTCTGCCATAGAGATGGCTGGTGAGATTTCTGGCTTGACCATGGGGTTGGGCTTTGCGACTTTTTTTGATCCACAGACGCAGGGGCGATCGTCGGCCATTGCACAATTCCTTGTGCTGACATCCACTTTGCTGATGCTGACACTGAATGTGCATCTCTCCATGCTGGCGGCGCTGGTGGAAAGTTTTCATACCATACCAATTGCCACGACTTATCAATCTGGTCTCAATTATCAAAAGCTGGCAATCTGGGGGGAGCAAATTTTTAGCGTAGGCATGCATCTCTCTCTGCCCATTGTTGCTGCCCTGCTGGTAACCAACGTCGCTCTTGGCATATTGACGCGCGCTGCGCCTCAATTGAATTTGTTTGGTATCGGCTTTCCTATCACCATAGGTGTAGGTTTTTTGATGGTCGCCCTTATCATGCCTTACCTGCTACTACCGCTGCAAAATCTGTTCCAGAGTGGCCTGGAAATGATACAGTCTTTAAGCCAGACTACACCGCTCCCTGTAAAGAGGTAA
- the fliQ gene encoding flagellar biosynthesis protein FliQ, with product MTPDSVMTLGRQAMEVTLMVSAPLLLVALGIGLIVSIFQAATQINETTLSFIPKLIGIFVTLIIAGPWMLSILMDYMRQMFSSIATMAA from the coding sequence ATGACACCCGATAGCGTAATGACATTAGGTCGCCAGGCCATGGAAGTCACCTTGATGGTGTCTGCCCCCTTATTGCTGGTGGCACTGGGCATAGGTCTGATCGTCAGTATTTTCCAGGCAGCCACGCAAATCAATGAAACGACCCTGTCTTTCATACCCAAGCTGATAGGTATCTTTGTCACGCTCATTATTGCAGGGCCCTGGATGCTATCAATCCTGATGGATTACATGCGCCAGATGTTTTCCAGCATCGCCACCATGGCAGCCTGA